Proteins encoded together in one Streptomyces sp. NBC_01216 window:
- a CDS encoding saccharopine dehydrogenase family protein gives MRVLLVGAGGVGTAITRIAARRSFFDHIVVADYELPRAEAAVAALGEAGTRFSAARVDASDRAAVETLLTERRCDVLLNATDPRFVMPLFEASLAAGAHYLDMAMSLSYPHPEAPHERCGVKLGDAQFERADDWEKSGRLALVGIGVEPGLSDVFARYAAEELFDEIEEIGVRDGANLTVDGYDFAPSFSIWTTIEECLNPPVVWEKDRGWYTTAPFSEPETFDFPEGIGPVECVNVEHEEVLLIPRWVDAGRVTFKYGLGDEFIETLKTLHKLGLDRTEKVTVPGGAQVSPRDVVAACLPDPATLGDRMRGKTCAGTWVKGTKDGAPREVYLYHVVDNEWSMREYGSQAVVWQTAVNPVVALELMAAGTWSGSGVLGAEAFDPRPFLDLLTAYGSPWGLRDQ, from the coding sequence ATGCGAGTACTGCTTGTGGGCGCGGGTGGCGTAGGCACCGCGATCACCCGGATCGCCGCCCGCCGCTCCTTCTTCGACCACATCGTCGTCGCCGACTACGAGCTTCCCCGGGCCGAGGCGGCGGTGGCCGCGCTGGGCGAGGCCGGGACGCGCTTCAGCGCGGCGCGCGTCGACGCCTCCGACCGGGCCGCGGTCGAGACCCTGCTCACCGAGCGACGCTGCGACGTCCTGCTGAACGCCACCGATCCGCGGTTCGTGATGCCGTTGTTCGAGGCATCCCTGGCGGCCGGGGCGCACTACCTCGACATGGCGATGTCCCTGTCCTACCCGCACCCGGAGGCGCCGCACGAGCGGTGCGGGGTGAAACTGGGCGACGCCCAGTTCGAGCGCGCCGACGACTGGGAGAAGTCGGGGCGGCTCGCGCTGGTCGGCATCGGAGTCGAACCGGGCCTCTCCGATGTGTTCGCCCGATACGCCGCCGAGGAGCTCTTCGACGAGATCGAGGAGATCGGTGTCCGGGACGGCGCCAACCTGACCGTCGACGGCTACGACTTCGCGCCGTCCTTCTCCATCTGGACGACCATCGAGGAATGTCTCAACCCGCCGGTGGTCTGGGAGAAGGACCGCGGCTGGTACACCACCGCGCCCTTCAGCGAGCCGGAGACCTTCGACTTCCCCGAGGGCATAGGTCCGGTCGAGTGCGTCAACGTCGAACACGAGGAGGTCCTGCTCATCCCGCGCTGGGTGGACGCCGGGCGGGTGACGTTCAAGTACGGTCTCGGCGACGAGTTCATCGAGACCCTCAAGACCCTCCACAAACTGGGCCTGGACCGCACGGAGAAGGTGACCGTGCCCGGCGGGGCCCAGGTCTCCCCGCGGGACGTCGTCGCCGCCTGTCTCCCCGACCCGGCCACGCTCGGGGACCGGATGCGCGGCAAGACCTGCGCGGGCACCTGGGTCAAGGGCACCAAGGACGGAGCGCCCCGCGAGGTGTACCTGTACCACGTCGTCGACAACGAGTGGTCGATGCGCGAGTACGGCTCCCAGGCCGTGGTCTGGCAGACCGCCGTCAACCCGGTCGTCGCCCTGGAGCTGATGGCCGCCGGCACCTGGAGCGGCTCCGGGGTGCTCGGCGCCGAAGCCTTCGACCCCCGTCCTTTCCTGGATCTGCTGACCGCGTACGGCTCCCCCTGGGGCCTGCGCGACCAGTAG
- a CDS encoding lamin tail domain-containing protein: MTDSRDRSWRRSLALLLVAGPVLAAGALTAAPAHAAPADDVRINEVVTTGDVGDSIELYNKGTGSVDISGWILKDEKNGSRHTIASGTTLAPGAFLAFDVHGSFGLGSDDKARLYLPDGGTLVDSFSWRTHSAPSWSRCADGTGGFTAAAVTLGAANACGGGPAAGAWPGGGSVATADASNVFGRDLSGLYQEAGVMWAAQNSGRLWRLLPNGSGGWTPDTAGGWSSGKTLRFPGGSGVPDSEGVTLTDAGSAGGVFVSSERDGNASGTSRLSVLRYDVNGTGSTLTAAKEWNLTSDLPSVGANLGLEGVAWVPDAYLTGAGLTDVATGAAYDPAGYGAHSGGVFFVGVEGTGMVHGYVLEDSGAFTRVTSAAGGTAGVMELQWEPQAQRLWVVCDDTCHGMHRTMRVDASGGFATTAVFDRPSGMSDLNNEGFTVAGASECVGGSKPVYWSDDDNTDGHALRRGTLAC; the protein is encoded by the coding sequence GTGACGGACTCACGCGACCGCAGTTGGCGCCGCAGCCTTGCCCTCCTCCTCGTCGCCGGCCCGGTGCTGGCCGCCGGCGCCCTGACCGCCGCACCGGCTCACGCCGCGCCGGCCGACGACGTCCGGATCAACGAGGTGGTGACCACCGGAGACGTCGGCGACTCGATCGAGCTGTACAACAAGGGGACGGGCTCGGTCGACATCTCCGGCTGGATCCTGAAGGACGAGAAGAACGGTTCCCGCCACACGATCGCGTCGGGCACCACCCTGGCACCCGGAGCGTTCCTCGCCTTCGACGTGCACGGCTCCTTCGGCCTGGGCTCCGACGACAAGGCGCGGCTGTACCTGCCGGACGGCGGCACCCTGGTGGACTCCTTCTCCTGGCGCACCCATTCGGCGCCCTCCTGGTCGCGCTGCGCCGACGGCACCGGTGGATTCACGGCGGCGGCGGTCACCCTCGGTGCCGCGAACGCCTGCGGCGGCGGGCCCGCCGCGGGGGCCTGGCCGGGTGGTGGCTCGGTGGCGACCGCCGACGCGTCGAACGTCTTCGGCCGGGACCTCAGCGGCCTGTACCAGGAGGCCGGGGTGATGTGGGCCGCCCAGAACTCGGGCCGGCTGTGGCGACTGCTCCCGAACGGCTCCGGCGGCTGGACGCCGGACACGGCCGGCGGCTGGTCGTCCGGCAAGACGCTCCGTTTCCCGGGCGGCTCCGGTGTCCCCGACAGCGAGGGCGTCACCCTCACGGACGCCGGGTCCGCGGGCGGCGTGTTCGTCTCCAGCGAGCGGGACGGCAACGCGTCCGGCACCAGCCGCCTCTCCGTCCTCAGGTACGACGTGAACGGCACGGGCTCCACCCTCACGGCCGCCAAGGAGTGGAACCTGACCTCAGACCTGCCGTCGGTGGGCGCCAACCTCGGGCTCGAGGGCGTGGCCTGGGTCCCGGACGCGTACCTGACCGGCGCCGGCCTCACGGACGTGGCGACCGGCGCGGCCTACGATCCGGCCGGATACGGCGCGCACAGCGGCGGGGTGTTCTTCGTCGGCGTCGAGGGCACCGGCATGGTCCACGGCTACGTCCTGGAGGACTCGGGCGCCTTCACCCGCGTCACCTCGGCCGCCGGCGGCACGGCGGGGGTGATGGAGCTCCAGTGGGAGCCGCAGGCCCAGCGCCTCTGGGTGGTCTGCGACGACACCTGCCACGGCATGCACCGGACCATGCGGGTCGACGCCTCCGGCGGCTTCGCCACCACCGCCGTCTTCGACCGCCCCAGCGGGATGTCCGACCTCAACAACGAGGGCTTCACGGTGGCGGGCGCGAGTGAGTGCGTCGGCGGCTCCAAGCCCGTCTACTGGTCCGACGACGACAACACCGACGGTCACGCGCTGCGCAGGGGGACGCTCGCCTGCTGA
- a CDS encoding NAD(P)/FAD-dependent oxidoreductase: protein MIDLIVAGAGPAGLVAAIQAARAGLDTVVVEPRTGLLDKACGEGIMPGGVAALRDLGVRPPGRELRGIRYTDGTRRVEAPFRDARGLGVRRTALQAALLRRACELGVRVEQGKVAEIRQSDDRVRAAGLTARWLIAADGLHSPVRRALGLDVRIDAGRRFGMRRHYRIAPWTDFVEVHWSRHGEAYVTPVDDGLVGVAVLSRERRPYEEHLTAFPALAASLRGKEAGTVRGAGPLRSRARERRAGRVLLIGDAAGYVDALTGEGIALAAMTATAAVGCLVAGRPEEYPRRWARLTRRHRLLTEALVRTALRPGRAAMIVPAASRAPLLFRAAVRALQ from the coding sequence GTGATCGACCTCATCGTGGCGGGGGCCGGACCCGCCGGACTGGTGGCCGCGATCCAGGCGGCGCGAGCCGGTCTGGACACGGTCGTGGTCGAACCTCGGACCGGCCTCCTCGACAAGGCGTGCGGCGAGGGGATCATGCCCGGCGGCGTGGCGGCCCTGCGCGACCTCGGGGTCCGGCCGCCCGGCCGGGAGCTGCGCGGAATCCGGTACACGGACGGCACGCGCCGCGTCGAGGCGCCCTTCCGGGACGCACGGGGCCTCGGCGTACGGAGGACCGCTCTGCAGGCGGCGCTGCTGCGGCGGGCATGCGAGCTCGGCGTACGCGTCGAGCAGGGGAAGGTCGCGGAGATCCGCCAGAGCGACGACCGGGTCCGCGCGGCGGGCCTCACGGCACGCTGGCTGATCGCCGCCGACGGTCTGCACTCCCCGGTGCGCCGGGCGCTGGGGCTCGACGTACGGATCGATGCCGGGCGGCGCTTCGGTATGCGGCGCCACTACCGGATCGCCCCGTGGACGGACTTCGTGGAGGTGCACTGGTCGCGCCACGGCGAGGCGTACGTGACGCCGGTCGACGACGGGCTGGTGGGCGTCGCGGTGCTCAGCCGGGAGCGCCGCCCGTACGAGGAGCACCTGACCGCCTTTCCGGCCCTCGCCGCCTCACTCCGGGGCAAGGAGGCCGGAACCGTACGCGGCGCGGGGCCGCTGCGCAGCCGCGCGCGGGAGCGCCGGGCGGGACGGGTCCTGCTGATCGGGGACGCGGCGGGCTACGTCGACGCGCTGACGGGCGAGGGCATCGCGCTGGCGGCCATGACGGCCACCGCGGCGGTCGGCTGTCTGGTCGCCGGCCGCCCGGAGGAGTATCCGCGGCGGTGGGCCAGACTGACGAGACGTCACCGGCTCCTGACCGAGGCACTCGTGCGTACGGCCCTGCGTCCGGGCCGCGCCGCGATGATCGTGCCGGCGGCTTCCCGTGCGCCGCTGCTCTTCCGGGCCGCGGTGCGCGCGCTGCAGTGA
- a CDS encoding isoprenylcysteine carboxyl methyltransferase family protein, whose amino-acid sequence MLWYVCLVLAVAVERGVELAVALRNRRWSLARGGIESGRGHYPAMVVLHIALLAGCLVEVPLAGRPFLPWLAWPMMALVLAAQALRWWCIRTLGRRWNTRVIVVPGLPLVTGGPYRWLRHPNYVAVAVEGLALPLVHGAWLTAVVFTLLDTVLFSVRIRCENEALAGSRAVADVRA is encoded by the coding sequence ATGCTGTGGTACGTCTGCCTGGTGCTGGCGGTCGCCGTGGAGCGCGGGGTCGAACTCGCCGTCGCGCTACGCAACAGGCGCTGGAGTCTGGCCCGCGGCGGCATCGAGAGCGGGCGGGGGCACTACCCCGCGATGGTCGTCCTGCACATCGCCCTGCTGGCCGGGTGCCTCGTGGAAGTCCCGCTGGCGGGGCGTCCGTTCCTGCCCTGGCTGGCCTGGCCGATGATGGCCCTCGTGCTCGCCGCGCAGGCGCTGCGCTGGTGGTGCATCCGCACGCTGGGCAGGCGCTGGAACACCCGCGTCATCGTGGTGCCGGGCCTTCCGCTGGTCACCGGCGGACCGTACCGGTGGCTGCGTCACCCCAACTACGTGGCGGTGGCCGTCGAGGGACTCGCGCTGCCCCTGGTGCACGGGGCCTGGCTGACCGCCGTGGTGTTCACCCTGCTCGACACCGTGCTCTTCAGCGTGCGGATCCGGTGCGAGAACGAGGCGCTCGCCGGGAGTCGCGCCGTCGCGGACGTGCGGGCGTGA
- a CDS encoding type III polyketide synthase, which produces MTRIAAVHGVVPPHRHAQRDVTDMVARTCLPPGADRGLLDRLHRNAGVRTRHTVLPLEGYGGLHGFGAANDVYIREAVELGAQAVRGALRAARLRPEEVDLLLFASVTGVAAPSIDARLVGRLGLRPDVKRLPVFGLGCVAGAAGVARLHDYLLGWPSHVAVLLSVELCSLTFQGQDTTPANLVATALFGDGAAAVVATGGQRAADGAGGPRVVATRSRMYPDSERVMGWDIRSSGFRVVLDPAVPDVVRRYLADDVRGFLEDHGLKPKDIAHWVCHPGGPKVLEAVTEVLELPDGALDITRRSLAEVGNLSSSSVLHVLRDTLAERRPTPGTPGLLMAMGPGFCCELVLLSW; this is translated from the coding sequence ATGACCCGCATCGCGGCCGTACACGGCGTCGTCCCCCCGCATCGCCACGCGCAGCGCGACGTCACCGACATGGTGGCGCGTACCTGCCTGCCGCCGGGCGCGGACCGCGGACTTCTGGACCGGCTCCACCGCAACGCGGGGGTACGGACGCGGCACACCGTGCTCCCGCTGGAGGGCTACGGCGGACTCCACGGGTTCGGAGCGGCCAACGACGTGTACATCCGTGAAGCCGTCGAACTCGGGGCGCAGGCGGTGCGCGGCGCGCTGCGGGCGGCACGGCTGCGCCCCGAGGAGGTGGACCTGCTGCTGTTCGCCTCCGTGACCGGGGTGGCCGCTCCCTCCATCGACGCTCGGCTGGTCGGCCGTCTCGGTCTGCGCCCGGACGTGAAGCGGCTGCCCGTCTTCGGCCTGGGCTGCGTCGCCGGAGCCGCCGGCGTGGCCCGGCTGCACGACTACCTGCTCGGCTGGCCCTCCCACGTGGCCGTCCTGCTCTCGGTCGAGCTCTGCTCCCTCACGTTCCAGGGCCAGGACACGACGCCGGCCAACCTCGTGGCGACCGCGCTGTTCGGCGACGGCGCCGCGGCGGTGGTGGCCACGGGCGGACAACGCGCGGCGGACGGCGCGGGCGGCCCACGGGTCGTGGCCACCCGCAGCCGGATGTACCCGGACAGCGAACGTGTGATGGGCTGGGACATCCGCAGTTCCGGCTTCAGGGTCGTCCTGGACCCGGCCGTGCCCGACGTCGTGCGCCGCTATCTGGCGGACGACGTGCGGGGCTTTCTCGAAGACCACGGTCTCAAACCGAAGGACATCGCGCACTGGGTCTGCCATCCGGGAGGCCCCAAGGTCCTGGAAGCCGTGACCGAGGTGCTCGAACTGCCCGACGGAGCGCTCGACATCACCCGGCGCTCGCTGGCCGAGGTGGGGAACCTGTCGTCCTCGTCGGTGCTCCACGTGCTGCGGGACACGCTGGCGGAGCGACGGCCCACACCGGGGACGCCCGGCCTGCTGATGGCGATGGGACCGGGGTTCTGTTGCGAACTCGTGCTGCTGAGCTGGTAG
- a CDS encoding UbiA family prenyltransferase: MDTPHVLDAPGVRAPDGSPAPGRSPGWRALALACHPGPVVAVTALTTALCAGAGLGAARSLPVCAAVLTGQLSVGWCNDAFDARRDAAARRAGKPAADGTVGVRRVWAAAAVALAVCVPLSLAAGLAAGSVHLTGVAAAWLYNLRLKATVLSWLPYAVGFGSLPAFVALSLPGHPRPAWWAVAAGALLGVAAHLADTLPDIADDLAAGVRGLPHRLGVHGTRLLLPVPLVAATALLLTGPRGARYGVWEAIVLGLVVVVGLAGTLLRRCGRKAALAGAVVVAAVDLALLLARGITIA, from the coding sequence GTGGACACACCGCACGTGCTGGACGCGCCGGGAGTCCGGGCCCCGGACGGGAGCCCGGCGCCGGGCAGAAGCCCCGGATGGCGTGCGCTGGCCCTCGCCTGTCATCCGGGGCCCGTCGTCGCGGTGACCGCGCTCACCACGGCCCTGTGCGCGGGGGCCGGTCTCGGCGCGGCCCGGAGCCTTCCGGTGTGCGCGGCCGTGCTCACCGGCCAACTGTCCGTCGGCTGGTGCAACGACGCCTTCGACGCCCGGCGGGACGCGGCGGCCCGCCGGGCGGGCAAGCCGGCGGCCGACGGCACGGTGGGGGTCCGCCGGGTGTGGGCCGCCGCCGCGGTCGCGCTCGCGGTGTGTGTCCCGCTGTCCCTGGCCGCGGGCCTCGCCGCGGGCTCGGTACACCTCACCGGGGTCGCCGCGGCGTGGCTGTACAACCTGCGGCTCAAGGCGACCGTGCTGTCCTGGCTCCCCTACGCGGTCGGCTTCGGCTCCCTTCCGGCCTTCGTCGCCCTCTCCCTGCCCGGCCACCCCCGTCCCGCCTGGTGGGCCGTCGCGGCGGGCGCCCTCCTCGGGGTCGCGGCCCATCTGGCGGACACGCTCCCCGACATCGCCGACGACCTCGCCGCGGGGGTCCGCGGCCTCCCGCACCGGCTGGGCGTGCACGGCACCCGGCTGCTGTTGCCCGTCCCCTTGGTGGCGGCGACGGCCCTGCTGCTGACGGGCCCCCGAGGGGCACGGTACGGAGTCTGGGAGGCGATCGTCCTGGGGCTGGTGGTCGTCGTCGGACTCGCGGGCACGCTGCTTCGCCGGTGCGGGCGCAAGGCCGCGCTGGCGGGGGCGGTCGTCGTGGCGGCGGTGGATCTGGCGCTGCTCCTCGCCCGGGGCATCACGATCGCGTGA
- a CDS encoding nitroreductase family protein: MISPDFVTEPDDPALFATMSTMRAMRRLKPDPVPDALVDRLIQAAVWGPSGGNMQRYEYVVVTDRAVMASLAPLWKRCVDAYLATTGKYAPEGMDEAAYGRMVAAIEYQRDHFADTPALIIPCYRFPEPRIEEEGLRLYAESLGAEAVTRMAGTQDRFAALAEGSCVYPGVQNLLLAARGLGLAANITIWHLMLEDEWKAALGIPADMNTFAAIPVGWPRGRFGPVGRRPVADVVHRDRW; the protein is encoded by the coding sequence ATGATTTCCCCCGACTTCGTCACCGAGCCGGACGACCCGGCGCTCTTCGCGACCATGTCGACCATGCGCGCCATGCGCCGCCTCAAGCCCGATCCGGTGCCCGACGCACTGGTCGACCGGCTGATACAGGCGGCCGTCTGGGGGCCCAGTGGCGGCAACATGCAGCGCTACGAGTACGTCGTCGTCACGGACCGCGCCGTGATGGCCTCCCTGGCGCCCCTGTGGAAGCGCTGCGTGGACGCCTACCTCGCCACCACGGGCAAGTACGCCCCCGAGGGCATGGACGAAGCCGCCTACGGACGCATGGTCGCCGCCATCGAGTACCAGCGCGACCACTTCGCCGACACCCCGGCACTGATCATCCCCTGCTACCGGTTCCCGGAGCCGAGGATCGAGGAGGAGGGGCTACGGCTCTACGCCGAGTCGCTCGGCGCGGAGGCCGTGACCCGCATGGCGGGGACACAGGACCGTTTCGCCGCCCTGGCGGAGGGTTCCTGCGTCTACCCCGGTGTGCAGAACCTGCTGCTGGCCGCCCGCGGGCTCGGGCTCGCCGCCAACATCACCATCTGGCACCTGATGCTCGAGGACGAGTGGAAGGCGGCCCTCGGGATCCCGGCGGACATGAACACCTTCGCGGCCATCCCGGTGGGATGGCCGCGCGGCCGGTTCGGCCCGGTCGGCCGGCGTCCCGTGGCGGACGTCGTCCACCGCGACCGCTGGTAG
- a CDS encoding nitric oxide synthase oxygenase — MVFDLSRFRKSAPAPGGCPSLSGAPHDTPAPAADVRPARPQEFTDRHQAESFIRQFHREQPLAGDVEHRVRDVRDAIDRTGVYEHTPEELRFGARVAWRNAARCIGRLYWRGLVVRDLRHVTSADGVAAQCFEHLRTAANGGRIRPVISVFAPDRPERPAPRIVNDQLVRYAGHRTPEGPWCGDPHSAALTAYARTLGWKRSEAAFQPLPLMVRERPGARPEPYELPDDAVAEVTLRHPDHDWFADLGLRWYTVPAISDMTLEIGGVRYPAAPFNGWYMGTEIGARNLADAGRYDRLPLIADRLGLDRSSERTLWRDRALVELNVAVLHSFEEAGVTMADHHTESERFLRHVERESRLGRPTPADWSWIVPPLSGSATPVFHRYYDPVDPSLRPAFLARKT, encoded by the coding sequence GTGGTCTTCGATCTGAGCCGCTTCCGCAAGTCCGCACCCGCCCCCGGCGGGTGCCCGTCCCTGTCCGGCGCCCCGCACGACACCCCGGCCCCCGCGGCGGACGTCCGCCCCGCGCGACCGCAGGAGTTCACGGACCGGCACCAGGCGGAGAGTTTCATCCGCCAGTTCCATCGCGAACAGCCGCTCGCCGGAGACGTGGAGCACAGAGTCCGCGACGTACGGGACGCGATCGACCGCACCGGTGTGTACGAGCACACGCCGGAGGAACTGCGCTTCGGCGCTCGCGTCGCCTGGCGCAACGCGGCCCGCTGCATAGGCCGGCTCTACTGGCGCGGTCTGGTCGTGCGCGACCTGAGGCACGTCACCTCCGCCGACGGCGTGGCGGCCCAGTGCTTCGAGCACTTGAGGACAGCGGCGAACGGCGGGCGGATCCGTCCGGTGATCTCGGTCTTCGCGCCGGACAGACCCGAGCGGCCCGCGCCCAGGATCGTCAACGACCAACTGGTCCGCTACGCGGGACACCGCACGCCCGAAGGCCCTTGGTGCGGGGACCCCCACAGCGCCGCCCTGACCGCGTACGCCCGCACGCTGGGCTGGAAGCGGTCCGAAGCCGCCTTCCAGCCCCTGCCGCTGATGGTGCGGGAACGTCCCGGCGCGCGGCCGGAGCCCTACGAGCTGCCGGACGACGCGGTGGCCGAGGTGACACTGCGGCACCCGGATCACGACTGGTTCGCCGACCTGGGGCTGCGCTGGTACACGGTGCCGGCGATCAGCGACATGACCCTCGAGATCGGCGGAGTCCGCTATCCGGCGGCTCCTTTCAACGGCTGGTACATGGGGACCGAGATCGGGGCCCGCAACCTCGCCGACGCCGGGCGGTACGACCGGCTTCCGCTGATCGCGGACCGGCTGGGGCTCGATCGTTCGTCGGAGCGCACGTTGTGGCGGGACCGGGCCCTGGTCGAGCTGAACGTGGCGGTACTGCACTCCTTCGAGGAGGCGGGGGTGACGATGGCCGACCACCACACCGAGTCCGAGCGGTTCCTGCGGCACGTGGAGCGGGAGAGCCGGCTGGGCAGGCCGACGCCCGCCGACTGGAGCTGGATCGTCCCCCCGCTCTCCGGCTCCGCCACCCCCGTCTTCCACCGCTACTACGACCCGGTCGACCCTTCCCTCCGGCCCGCCTTCCTCGCCCGAAAGACCTGA
- a CDS encoding SDR family NAD(P)-dependent oxidoreductase: MAYLDELFSLTGRTALVTGGSSGIGKAVARALARAGAKVVIVARREAELKAAVDELTEAGATAAWVSGDLGTRTGVRATAEEAAAVYGEPDILVNSAGINLRPPLSELSEEVWDRTMAVNLEAPFLLGQRFGPGMAERGFGRIIHVTSQQAHRAFVRSGAYGVSKGGLESLARSQAEAWSGRGVTVNTLVPGFVLTPLNERLASDPAQVAGLAARTMVGRNGLAEDFEGAAVFLASRASGYVTGQALFVDGGLSVH; this comes from the coding sequence ATGGCCTATCTGGACGAGCTGTTCTCGCTGACCGGGCGCACCGCGCTGGTCACCGGCGGCAGTTCGGGGATCGGCAAGGCCGTCGCCCGCGCCCTGGCCCGGGCCGGGGCGAAGGTCGTGATCGTCGCCCGGCGCGAGGCCGAGCTGAAGGCGGCCGTCGACGAGCTGACCGAGGCCGGCGCCACCGCGGCCTGGGTCAGCGGCGACCTCGGCACCCGTACGGGCGTGCGGGCCACCGCCGAGGAGGCCGCCGCCGTGTACGGCGAGCCGGACATCCTCGTCAACTCCGCCGGGATCAACCTGCGTCCGCCGCTGTCCGAGCTCTCCGAGGAGGTCTGGGACCGGACGATGGCGGTGAACCTGGAGGCGCCGTTCCTGCTCGGGCAGCGCTTCGGGCCCGGGATGGCCGAGCGCGGCTTCGGCCGGATCATCCACGTCACCTCGCAGCAGGCGCACCGGGCGTTCGTGCGGTCGGGCGCGTACGGGGTGTCGAAGGGCGGCCTGGAGTCGCTGGCCCGCTCGCAGGCCGAGGCCTGGTCGGGGCGCGGGGTGACGGTCAACACGCTCGTGCCGGGCTTCGTGCTGACCCCGCTCAACGAGCGCCTCGCGTCCGACCCGGCACAGGTCGCCGGGCTGGCCGCCCGCACCATGGTCGGACGCAACGGGCTGGCCGAGGACTTCGAGGGGGCCGCGGTGTTCCTGGCGAGCCGGGCCTCCGGCTACGTCACCGGGCAGGCGCTGTTCGTGGACGGCGGGCTCTCGGTGCACTGA
- a CDS encoding DUF397 domain-containing protein encodes MSSTDLVWFKSSYSGGDGDDCVEVALSWHKSSYSGGSGDDCVEVAACPGTVHVRDSKRPEGARLALGPAAWSAFVARCERI; translated from the coding sequence ATGAGCAGCACCGACCTGGTCTGGTTCAAGAGCAGCTACAGCGGCGGCGACGGCGACGACTGCGTCGAAGTGGCGCTCTCCTGGCACAAGTCGAGCTACAGCGGCGGCTCCGGCGACGACTGCGTCGAGGTGGCCGCCTGTCCCGGCACCGTGCACGTCCGCGACTCGAAGCGTCCCGAGGGCGCGCGGCTCGCGCTGGGGCCCGCCGCCTGGAGCGCGTTCGTCGCGCGCTGCGAGCGGATCTGA
- a CDS encoding helix-turn-helix domain-containing protein, translating into MMTTTDGVAEPETSDSLRAFGEVVKVFRRRAGLTQEEFAAQVRYSRETIASVEQGRRFPSPTFVERAEALLDAFGVVRAAAKHLSRQPGLASWFQRWARLEAAALCLYTYENRLVPGLLQIDAYARTLFEQQLPPLGDAEVEEKLVARAARRELLTERPNTAYSFIIEEHVLRRPTGGPEVHRAQLEHVLRMSERRNVEIQVMAQGRGHHAGLDGPMRLLETQENRWYGYCEGQRAGLLLAEAKDVGILQMRYARMRSQALTLEDSQSLLRQMRGAT; encoded by the coding sequence ATGATGACGACGACCGACGGAGTCGCGGAGCCGGAGACCTCGGACAGCCTGAGGGCCTTCGGGGAGGTGGTCAAGGTGTTCCGCAGGCGGGCGGGGCTGACCCAGGAGGAGTTCGCCGCGCAGGTGCGCTATTCGCGGGAGACGATCGCCTCGGTGGAGCAGGGGCGGCGCTTCCCGTCGCCCACGTTCGTGGAGCGGGCGGAGGCGCTGCTCGACGCCTTCGGGGTGGTGCGGGCGGCGGCGAAGCACCTGTCGCGGCAGCCGGGGCTGGCCAGCTGGTTCCAGCGCTGGGCACGCCTGGAGGCGGCGGCGCTGTGCCTGTACACGTACGAGAACCGGCTCGTGCCGGGGCTGCTGCAGATCGACGCGTACGCGCGGACGCTGTTCGAGCAGCAGTTACCGCCGCTCGGTGACGCGGAGGTCGAGGAGAAGCTGGTGGCCCGCGCGGCGCGGCGGGAGCTGCTCACCGAACGCCCCAACACCGCCTACAGCTTCATCATCGAGGAGCACGTGCTGCGCCGGCCGACCGGCGGCCCCGAGGTGCACCGGGCCCAGCTGGAGCACGTGCTGCGGATGTCCGAGCGGCGCAACGTCGAGATCCAGGTGATGGCGCAGGGACGGGGGCACCACGCGGGACTGGACGGGCCGATGCGCCTCCTGGAGACCCAGGAGAACCGCTGGTACGGGTACTGCGAGGGGCAGCGGGCCGGGCTGCTGCTCGCCGAGGCGAAAGACGTCGGCATCCTCCAGATGCGGTATGCCAGGATGCGGTCACAGGCTCTTACGCTGGAAGACTCCCAGAGCCTGTTGCGGCAGATGCGAGGAGCGACATGA